Proteins encoded in a region of the bacterium genome:
- a CDS encoding formylglycine-generating enzyme family protein produces MTNARAILVGAIVAVSVVVGVSCVTPDSADLPAAAARPNPSALVLIPGGVFPMGSPYDPALFGEPDDGFSDEHPEHDVRVDPFYLEATEVSNDQYRRCVLSGACDDPVEPDTLGRDNGFLDPAWADYPVVNVTREDAESYCAWIERRLPTEAEWEKAAAGGLENRRFPWGDDTPTCLDANVLAAAHVNDRGEAIPAPCVGESLPVGEDLAGVSAEGVRHLSGNVAEWVADRFAPAYYDAARFPDNGDNPRGPAVGDRYVVRGGSFMSPPYLARAAYRENAARHAFRPDLGFRCAADPPG; encoded by the coding sequence ATGACGAACGCGCGCGCCATTCTTGTCGGCGCGATCGTCGCGGTTTCCGTCGTCGTGGGCGTTTCGTGCGTCACGCCGGATTCCGCCGATCTTCCGGCGGCGGCGGCAAGGCCGAATCCGTCGGCGCTCGTGCTCATCCCCGGCGGGGTGTTTCCGATGGGCTCGCCTTACGATCCGGCCCTTTTCGGGGAGCCCGACGACGGCTTTTCCGACGAACATCCCGAGCACGATGTACGAGTCGATCCGTTTTATCTCGAGGCCACGGAGGTCTCCAACGATCAATACCGGCGGTGCGTCCTTTCGGGCGCATGCGATGACCCGGTCGAACCGGACACGCTCGGCCGTGACAACGGTTTTCTCGATCCTGCCTGGGCGGATTATCCCGTCGTCAACGTCACGCGCGAGGATGCCGAATCGTATTGCGCGTGGATCGAACGCCGCCTGCCCACGGAAGCGGAATGGGAAAAGGCGGCGGCGGGCGGCCTTGAAAACCGCCGCTTTCCCTGGGGCGACGATACTCCGACTTGCCTTGACGCGAATGTCCTTGCGGCCGCGCACGTGAACGATCGCGGCGAGGCCATCCCGGCGCCGTGCGTCGGCGAGTCGCTGCCGGTCGGCGAGGATCTCGCCGGCGTGTCGGCCGAGGGCGTCCGGCATCTGTCGGGCAATGTCGCGGAGTGGGTCGCCGATCGATTCGCGCCCGCGTATTACGACGCCGCGCGCTTCCCGGACAACGGCGACAATCCTCGCGGTCCCGCGGTGGGCGATCGATATGTCGTCCGCGGCGGATCGTTCATGTCGCCGCCGTATCTCGCGCGCGCGGCCTATCGGGAAAACGCCGCGCGTCACGCCTTCCGCCCCGATCTCGGTTTCCGCTGCGCCGCCGATCCGCCCGGTTGA
- a CDS encoding septal ring lytic transglycosylase RlpA family protein, with amino-acid sequence MRHQSCFSRTRIFALALLVGAAFAAQTGCAPARRVTPREPGYSEKGIASWYGKAFHGRRTASGEPFDMYKLTAAHRTLPFGTIVRVRNTANGRTAVVRINDRGPARRDRILDVSFAAARQLDMIQAGIVTVELTVLEAP; translated from the coding sequence ATGCGCCACCAATCCTGTTTCTCGCGCACACGGATTTTCGCGCTGGCTCTTCTGGTCGGGGCCGCGTTTGCCGCGCAAACCGGCTGCGCTCCGGCCAGGCGCGTCACGCCGCGCGAGCCCGGCTACAGCGAAAAGGGTATCGCGAGCTGGTACGGCAAGGCGTTTCACGGACGGCGCACCGCCAGCGGCGAGCCGTTCGACATGTACAAACTCACCGCGGCGCACCGGACGCTGCCGTTTGGCACCATCGTGCGCGTCCGAAATACGGCCAACGGCCGCACCGCCGTCGTCCGCATCAACGATCGGGGACCGGCGCGGCGCGACCGCATTCTCGACGTTTCGTTCGCGGCGGCGAGGCAACTCGACATGATCCAGGCGGGCATCGTGACGGTGGAACTGACGGTTCTGGAAGCGCCTTGA
- a CDS encoding tetratricopeptide repeat protein, whose protein sequence is MTRRASPTTSEAAFLAVVFCVGALAAFPAWAPAAESETNAGAAPTADEIRRLFDEGSYEPAMRALEVFAAADPESPDLPALRLAAARATRDVSRAVTLFEDVAARHPDHPLAARAMLDLAQLHKLRGDGHAAVRAARQLLERWARAAEAPEAYLLLADAHLASGRDRDAADAYAALIARFPEKDLARAQLGLAEARLRLGQADLARDLFKALLDTSPDGIDIGRVHYGMAQALEKLGDTPEAGRHYARVMRMMPGSFYALAASERLKDLAAARASRPEETPSPRREEYAVRAGHFAKDQAMAESARFARDGFETRLVPTQDGKMDLVIGGFSTRLQAEYFAEELAKKYDNRFDVVRLR, encoded by the coding sequence ATGACCCGACGGGCATCTCCGACGACGTCTGAGGCCGCCTTTCTCGCCGTGGTGTTTTGCGTGGGCGCGCTGGCCGCCTTTCCCGCCTGGGCGCCGGCGGCCGAGTCCGAAACGAATGCCGGCGCCGCGCCGACGGCGGACGAGATTCGACGCCTCTTCGACGAAGGGAGCTACGAGCCGGCCATGCGGGCGCTTGAGGTCTTCGCCGCCGCCGATCCGGAGTCGCCCGACCTTCCCGCGCTGCGCCTTGCCGCCGCGCGCGCCACGCGCGACGTCTCCCGCGCCGTGACGCTCTTCGAGGATGTCGCTGCGCGCCATCCGGATCACCCGCTCGCGGCGCGGGCCATGCTCGACCTGGCTCAGCTCCACAAGTTGCGCGGCGACGGCCACGCGGCGGTGCGCGCCGCGCGCCAACTCCTGGAACGCTGGGCGAGGGCGGCCGAGGCTCCCGAGGCGTATTTGCTGCTCGCGGACGCGCATCTGGCCAGCGGGCGCGACCGCGACGCCGCCGACGCTTACGCCGCGCTCATCGCGCGCTTTCCCGAAAAAGACCTCGCGCGAGCGCAGCTCGGGTTGGCGGAGGCGCGGCTGCGTCTTGGCCAGGCGGACCTTGCGCGCGATCTTTTCAAGGCGCTGCTCGATACGTCGCCCGACGGCATCGACATCGGCCGCGTGCATTACGGAATGGCGCAGGCGCTTGAAAAACTCGGAGATACGCCAGAAGCCGGCCGGCATTACGCGCGCGTGATGCGGATGATGCCGGGCAGTTTCTACGCGCTGGCGGCGAGCGAACGCCTGAAGGATCTGGCCGCCGCGCGCGCGTCCCGGCCCGAGGAGACCCCCTCCCCCCGGCGCGAGGAATACGCGGTGCGCGCCGGGCATTTCGCGAAGGATCAGGCGATGGCCGAATCGGCTCGTTTCGCGCGGGACGGATTCGAAACGCGCCTCGTGCCGACGCAGGACGGCAAGATGGATCTGGTGATCGGCGGTTTTTCGACGCGCCTACAGGCGGAATATTTCGCCGAGGAGCTGGCAAAAAAATACGACAACCGCTTTGACGTGGTGAGGTTGCGATGA
- a CDS encoding HDIG domain-containing protein, with protein sequence MATLSGDFITRARLRLFLIIFLFSSLIAVLVSQNLLQAIPALDVGTFASKSIRAPYDFEVVDEAATAARRLEALRRGPSVFDFDPGVEEDVELRLQTARASVSSAVADEDTRPVSLILETSLGPPVGEGLAAAPRAAVAAKAIDAAQAWIDALYERRITATDGEIAQVFRVDAEGDATSPIVIRNLETKAEKLFADPSQIIGLESATKRLDEAAKDTAPDVRALALNIARLLVRPNLRFNMDETRHRRTRAAENIAPVIHAYKKNQLIIGEGHSADATQAMVLDWLSRRENIVTALPRVAGLAFLLSLLVFSAFYVADLNIPDFTITERDFAFLGSTLVVWLLFVKLFLLLADHIATQYPAFPPDFMFFIFPMAAAAMLVRFVMRFEVALTFAVCAALVSGLTTSIDIPVPVYVLVSCLVGAHFMGAAATRGGVVRAGLFVGLANLAMAACFVLMRGEPRDVIWIGLAAFFSGPISGLVVVALTPLAEWLFGYLTPVSLLELANYEHPLLRQIMTRSPGTFQHSVTIGALTEAAAESIGANALLCRVGALFHDAGKSLRPEWFVENQLGDNPHERLNDPVESARIIRQHIPDGVALAREHKIGDRIIDFIREHHGTSPIAFFLAKAREKAAETGTALDESIFYYGGPKPRSRETGILALADAVEAISRTLKDRTPDAMREMIEKTFRRIQDSGQLDDCPLTQRDYLRIRDAFFRVLTGTRAPAQTAPTAAPPASRAAS encoded by the coding sequence TTGGCGACTCTGTCCGGCGATTTCATCACGCGCGCGCGGCTTCGCCTGTTTCTGATCATCTTCCTGTTTTCGTCCCTCATCGCGGTGCTCGTATCCCAAAATCTGTTGCAGGCCATCCCCGCGCTCGACGTCGGCACTTTCGCCTCCAAGAGCATTCGCGCGCCATACGATTTCGAGGTCGTGGACGAAGCCGCCACCGCCGCGCGACGCCTGGAGGCCTTGCGGCGCGGCCCGAGTGTCTTCGATTTTGATCCGGGCGTGGAGGAAGACGTCGAGCTGCGCCTGCAGACGGCGCGGGCGTCCGTATCGAGTGCCGTGGCCGACGAGGATACGCGCCCCGTTTCGCTGATCCTTGAAACGAGCCTTGGCCCGCCGGTCGGCGAGGGTCTCGCCGCCGCGCCGCGCGCCGCCGTCGCCGCCAAAGCGATCGACGCCGCGCAAGCGTGGATCGACGCGCTCTACGAACGGCGTATCACCGCGACCGACGGCGAGATCGCCCAGGTCTTTCGCGTCGATGCGGAGGGCGACGCGACGAGCCCCATCGTGATTCGCAATCTGGAAACCAAGGCCGAAAAGCTTTTCGCCGATCCGTCGCAAATCATCGGGCTCGAAAGCGCGACGAAGCGGCTCGACGAGGCGGCAAAGGACACCGCGCCGGACGTGCGTGCGCTGGCGCTCAACATCGCGCGCTTGCTCGTGCGCCCGAACCTGCGTTTCAACATGGACGAAACGCGCCACCGGCGAACGCGCGCGGCCGAGAACATCGCGCCGGTCATCCACGCTTACAAGAAAAACCAGCTCATCATCGGCGAGGGGCACAGCGCCGACGCGACGCAGGCGATGGTGCTCGACTGGCTGTCGCGCCGTGAGAACATCGTCACCGCCCTGCCCCGCGTCGCGGGGCTCGCGTTTCTGTTGTCGCTGCTCGTTTTCTCAGCGTTTTACGTTGCGGACCTGAATATCCCGGACTTCACGATCACCGAGCGCGATTTCGCGTTTCTCGGCAGCACGCTTGTCGTCTGGCTGTTGTTCGTAAAACTTTTTCTTCTTCTGGCCGATCACATCGCGACGCAGTACCCCGCCTTTCCGCCGGACTTCATGTTCTTCATCTTCCCGATGGCCGCGGCGGCGATGCTGGTGCGTTTCGTGATGCGGTTTGAGGTCGCGCTGACGTTTGCCGTCTGCGCGGCGCTCGTTTCGGGGCTGACGACGAGCATCGATATCCCGGTGCCCGTCTACGTGCTGGTGTCGTGCCTCGTCGGGGCGCATTTCATGGGCGCCGCGGCCACGCGCGGCGGCGTCGTTCGCGCGGGACTTTTCGTCGGCCTTGCGAACCTGGCGATGGCCGCGTGCTTCGTCCTGATGCGCGGCGAGCCGCGCGATGTCATCTGGATCGGTCTGGCCGCGTTTTTTTCCGGGCCGATCTCCGGCCTTGTGGTCGTGGCCCTGACGCCGCTTGCCGAATGGCTGTTCGGATATCTCACGCCGGTTTCGCTCCTTGAGCTTGCCAACTACGAACACCCGTTGCTGCGCCAGATCATGACGCGCTCGCCGGGCACGTTTCAACATTCGGTGACGATCGGCGCGCTCACCGAGGCCGCGGCGGAATCGATCGGCGCAAACGCCCTGCTTTGCCGCGTTGGCGCGCTTTTTCATGACGCCGGCAAGAGCCTGCGTCCGGAGTGGTTCGTCGAAAACCAGCTCGGCGACAATCCGCACGAGCGGCTGAACGATCCTGTCGAAAGCGCGCGGATCATCCGGCAACACATTCCGGACGGAGTCGCGCTCGCGCGCGAGCACAAGATCGGCGACCGGATCATCGACTTCATCCGCGAGCATCACGGCACGAGCCCGATCGCGTTTTTCCTTGCGAAAGCGCGCGAGAAGGCCGCCGAAACCGGAACGGCGCTCGACGAGAGCATTTTTTATTACGGCGGGCCGAAACCGCGTTCGCGGGAGACCGGCATCCTTGCGCTTGCCGACGCGGTGGAAGCCATCAGCCGCACGCTGAAGGACCGCACGCCGGACGCGATGCGCGAGATGATCGAAAAGACCTTTCGGCGCATTCAGGACAGCGGGCAACTCGACGACTGCCCGCTCACGCAGCG